Proteins encoded together in one Psychrobacter sp. 28M-43 window:
- a CDS encoding cory-CC-star protein: protein MENKNTSNNIENVQPLENTQPWWQRFKSGLNEFYHAPYRQTMARAARDEEDFFMLLMFAESLGIDNPASFYTLELQPLFLENFHEWHTRMGMDRCPFDHVGCC, encoded by the coding sequence ATGGAAAATAAAAACACATCAAATAATATAGAAAATGTTCAACCACTAGAGAACACTCAACCATGGTGGCAACGGTTTAAGAGTGGATTAAATGAATTTTATCATGCGCCTTATCGTCAGACGATGGCACGCGCGGCACGTGATGAAGAAGATTTTTTTATGTTGCTCATGTTTGCTGAGAGCTTGGGTATTGATAATCCCGCCAGCTTTTATACATTAGAATTGCAACCATTATTTTTAGAGAACTTTCATGAGTGGCATACACGTATGGGCATGGATAGATGTCCATTTGACCACGTTGGGTGCTGCTAA
- a CDS encoding ArsA family ATPase, which translates to MALHPLHGLVEQLETQPIIFIGGKGGVGKTTTAAALASYYASQQQKTLIVSTDPAHSLGDVLNVRLNNETTVISPYLDAIELNSDVIVDEHFAQVERTIKAYANPDMMPKIREHLRLSKSAPGAQEAAMLESMCHHLVEAADAGYEHIIFDTAPTGHTLRLLVLPEMMGAWTDGLLAQQRRQSKLRSVANHLDSHNQKNDKNDVANPFAAKKSDRWEQAVSVLEKRKQLFRQAGLLLHDRTQTAIVLVMTADVLPLAETKRAIEQLEDSKLMPAAIVINQLISTTQSDEFWRRRAERQQHLLQDIEQSFTKYPLYPIYLQQTDVRGTDALSALLSA; encoded by the coding sequence ATGGCATTACACCCTTTACATGGATTGGTAGAGCAGTTAGAGACACAACCGATTATATTTATCGGCGGCAAAGGTGGTGTAGGGAAGACCACCACTGCAGCAGCCCTAGCCAGCTACTATGCAAGCCAGCAGCAAAAAACCTTAATTGTCTCAACCGATCCAGCACATAGTTTGGGCGATGTATTGAATGTACGACTCAATAATGAGACAACGGTAATATCACCTTATCTAGATGCGATTGAGTTAAATTCTGACGTGATTGTCGATGAACATTTTGCTCAAGTCGAACGTACAATTAAAGCTTATGCCAACCCAGATATGATGCCAAAAATTCGTGAGCATCTGAGGTTATCTAAGTCGGCACCTGGCGCTCAAGAAGCCGCGATGCTCGAATCCATGTGTCACCATTTAGTCGAAGCGGCAGATGCTGGGTATGAACACATCATCTTTGATACCGCACCGACAGGTCATACTTTGCGATTATTGGTATTACCAGAAATGATGGGAGCATGGACGGATGGGTTGCTTGCACAGCAGCGACGACAGTCTAAGTTGCGCTCCGTGGCAAACCATTTGGACAGTCACAATCAAAAAAATGATAAAAACGATGTGGCAAATCCGTTTGCCGCAAAAAAATCAGATCGCTGGGAGCAAGCTGTATCCGTATTAGAAAAGCGCAAGCAATTGTTCCGCCAAGCAGGGTTGCTACTACATGACCGTACACAAACAGCGATTGTGTTGGTGATGACCGCTGACGTCTTACCATTGGCTGAGACCAAGCGCGCTATCGAGCAATTGGAAGACAGTAAGCTCATGCCAGCAGCAATCGTCATTAATCAGCTGATATCAACCACGCAGTCGGATGAGTTTTGGCGACGCCGTGCTGAGCGTCAGCAGCATTTGCTGCAGGATATCGAACAAAGCTTTACCAAGTACCCGCTGTATCCAATTTACCTGCAACAGACGGATGTACGTGGTACTGATGCATTAAGTGCGTTGTTAAGTGCATAG
- a CDS encoding DUF3482 domain-containing protein — protein sequence MNNDNKKNNHENNKSAGLFADKAYEATPDSPNQDSQPLSTEPSAPTAKITKKTIASGEPLKLAVVGHTNTGKTSILRTLLRDVYFGEVKNEAATTRHVEQAQLTDSRTGEVLVALYDTPGLEDASGLMDWLEDNTASRRDGIERLQQFLAADVAQGSDSYDLPYDYSQEAKVIRQLLTSDMAIYVVDAREPVLGKYKDELAILSWAAIPVMPVFNFTDSQNANIDDWQTMLARRNLHISTRFDSVAFEFEDEMRLWKNLATMLTHSEMLEQLMQRRTEDWAQLYDEANIIIADFLLNVAAFVREINEDDDPLPVLEQMQEAVRQSERAMQHNLLNLYKFYDNAVAATPLELQAYQQDPFDPELLKSYGIRTTSGAAAGALLGLGIDAAALGTTLGLGAAIGGIAGGLLSNTSSIADRITGVKRLYIDPATLTLLATRALDLLTALRHRGHAATDATQLLYKGEKNSLETSLTNDSDHLDEDNNPSTVWPAHKLPSELKKARGKPQWSSLSSGKSEQAQLLRTDMAWSLSDKLQSYKRES from the coding sequence ATGAATAATGATAATAAAAAAAATAATCACGAGAACAATAAATCTGCTGGTCTCTTTGCAGACAAGGCTTATGAGGCCACTCCTGATTCTCCAAATCAAGACTCTCAACCTTTATCAACTGAGCCATCAGCACCAACGGCAAAGATAACAAAGAAAACCATCGCCAGTGGTGAACCGCTTAAATTAGCCGTTGTCGGTCATACCAATACGGGCAAAACCTCTATACTGCGCACATTACTGCGTGACGTATATTTTGGTGAAGTCAAAAACGAAGCTGCGACCACACGGCATGTCGAGCAGGCTCAATTGACAGATAGCCGAACTGGTGAGGTGCTGGTAGCACTATACGATACGCCTGGTCTGGAAGACGCCTCAGGGCTTATGGACTGGCTAGAGGACAACACCGCCAGTCGCCGTGATGGTATTGAACGTCTGCAACAGTTTTTGGCGGCGGATGTCGCTCAAGGTTCAGACAGTTATGACTTGCCCTATGATTATAGTCAAGAAGCCAAAGTAATTCGTCAGCTGCTGACAAGTGATATGGCCATCTACGTAGTAGATGCTCGTGAGCCTGTATTGGGTAAATACAAAGATGAGCTAGCGATTTTGTCTTGGGCTGCTATCCCCGTGATGCCTGTTTTTAATTTTACCGACAGCCAGAATGCCAATATCGACGACTGGCAGACGATGCTGGCAAGACGCAATCTGCATATTTCAACGCGTTTCGATTCGGTCGCGTTTGAGTTTGAGGATGAGATGCGCCTATGGAAAAACCTAGCCACCATGCTCACCCACTCTGAGATGCTTGAGCAGCTGATGCAACGTCGAACGGAAGACTGGGCTCAGCTGTATGATGAGGCCAATATCATCATCGCTGATTTTTTACTAAATGTTGCTGCCTTTGTACGCGAGATCAATGAAGATGACGACCCACTTCCTGTCTTAGAACAAATGCAAGAAGCGGTTAGGCAAAGTGAGCGTGCGATGCAGCATAACTTACTTAACCTTTATAAGTTTTATGACAATGCCGTCGCAGCAACACCGCTTGAGCTGCAAGCCTATCAACAAGACCCATTTGACCCTGAACTTCTCAAGAGCTACGGCATTCGCACCACTTCTGGTGCAGCTGCTGGCGCGCTTCTAGGATTAGGTATCGATGCAGCAGCCCTAGGTACGACTCTGGGATTGGGTGCCGCAATAGGTGGTATTGCAGGCGGGTTACTATCAAACACCAGCAGTATTGCCGATAGGATTACTGGGGTAAAACGCTTATATATCGACCCTGCAACATTGACGCTATTAGCAACACGAGCATTAGACCTGCTAACTGCCCTTCGTCATCGTGGTCATGCTGCTACAGATGCCACTCAGTTATTATATAAAGGCGAGAAAAATAGCCTTGAAACGTCGTTAACTAACGACAGTGACCATTTAGATGAAGACAATAATCCAAGTACTGTATGGCCAGCACATAAATTACCAAGTGAGCTCAAAAAAGCGCGTGGTAAACCGCAATGGTCGTCGCTTAGCAGCGGCAAGTCCGAACAAGCTCAGTTATTACGCACAGACATGGCATGGTCTCTGTCAGATAAACTACAGTCGTACAAGCGTGAGTCATAA
- a CDS encoding sterol desaturase family protein: protein MAADNSLMTLGQYGQLLDGYREALNQSILTAAPESWQPMLESILPAYWQEWLLPLAGGPFFLLFLAEWLYQSKRGNGKNFSWRRAMTNFSLGGSYLGFELIAQALIVIPICLWLYQYRLFTIEVTWLTAIPIFVAVEFSYYWFHRASHRMNWFWSAHVVHHSDDHMNLSTAMRQSLLYSVTGWWLFFVPLMMLGVHPVWVFFFYALDLIYQFFIHTETVGKFPKWVEYVFDTPSNHRAHHGTNNEYIDQNYGGVLIIFDRWFGTYVEEDTVNNPVQYGAVGETSHDNIVSLILGVFYRMWQRFFRAKGLKKKIKVLLRPPSAV, encoded by the coding sequence ATGGCAGCAGACAATTCCCTCATGACCCTAGGTCAGTATGGTCAACTATTGGATGGTTACCGAGAGGCGTTAAACCAAAGTATCTTAACGGCTGCGCCAGAGTCATGGCAGCCAATGCTAGAGAGCATTCTACCTGCGTATTGGCAAGAGTGGCTACTACCGCTGGCTGGCGGTCCATTTTTCTTGTTATTTTTAGCAGAATGGCTGTATCAGTCCAAGCGTGGCAATGGTAAAAACTTTAGCTGGCGCCGTGCGATGACCAATTTTAGTTTGGGCGGCTCTTATCTAGGGTTTGAATTGATTGCCCAAGCGCTTATCGTCATACCTATCTGCTTATGGTTATATCAATATCGCTTATTTACTATTGAGGTGACATGGCTCACCGCCATACCTATATTCGTCGCGGTTGAATTTAGCTACTACTGGTTCCATCGCGCGTCACACCGTATGAATTGGTTTTGGTCAGCGCATGTCGTGCACCATTCAGATGACCATATGAACCTGTCCACCGCCATGCGCCAAAGCCTACTGTACTCAGTGACGGGTTGGTGGTTATTCTTTGTCCCGCTGATGATGTTGGGCGTACATCCTGTCTGGGTATTCTTCTTTTATGCGTTAGATTTGATTTATCAGTTCTTTATCCATACCGAAACCGTGGGGAAATTTCCAAAATGGGTGGAGTATGTTTTTGATACCCCATCCAATCACCGTGCCCATCATGGCACCAATAACGAATATATTGATCAAAATTACGGCGGCGTTCTCATTATTTTTGATCGCTGGTTTGGCACTTATGTAGAAGAAGATACCGTCAATAACCCCGTCCAATACGGTGCCGTTGGAGAAACCAGCCATGACAATATCGTCAGTCTAATACTTGGGGTTTTTTACCGTATGTGGCAGCGGTTCTTTCGTGCCAAAGGGTTAAAGAAAAAGATCAAGGTACTGCTGCGTCCACCAAGTGCTGTCTAA
- a CDS encoding DUF2868 domain-containing protein, giving the protein MLSPQDQLTELVRALETDQHVFATDPLLITEKLQGEDGTPIQKLHRRASRIDSNGALARVLGKIDGRIKGIMIVMSVVWCISGFLGLFTLLQSNVVNFFYVLVCLLGFHTIMLGGWLVMTLINRDQQSPSWFASFVSPSYLIRGKDDVTKAAVDLYERQLQHSGMRWYLGRFSHQLWLATLTGMLLAIIFLLVVRQYSFSWESTLLSDQALVSLTQVLGWLPSMVGFGVPDSTAIAQSRLVTEAMPLSVARQWAGLLVGSLLMYGIVPRAIAWAFCALMFRRKKMRLDIKQPYYQKILNFWQRHVVDADDFTEAPAPIAPKATVSAGKKLVALLEYPADQDKWWQSGLDGSSHSLEKLSEIENFGIVDDRDDMARLKNYLDAHPVQVLLGIHSKALPDRGTLRKLDQIAAHAKDGLIVQLLGDNSVSTGLTDARTDDELLDKQAVRYQQWQTALSARKIGLVDIDA; this is encoded by the coding sequence ATGCTATCACCCCAAGATCAACTGACCGAGCTGGTACGTGCCTTAGAGACCGATCAGCACGTCTTCGCCACTGACCCGTTATTAATCACGGAAAAGCTACAGGGCGAGGACGGTACGCCTATCCAAAAGCTGCATCGACGAGCGTCACGTATAGACAGCAACGGGGCGCTTGCGCGTGTACTGGGTAAGATTGACGGCCGTATAAAGGGCATTATGATTGTTATGAGCGTGGTGTGGTGTATCTCCGGATTTTTGGGACTGTTCACGCTATTGCAGTCTAATGTTGTGAATTTCTTTTATGTGTTGGTCTGCCTACTTGGTTTTCATACCATTATGCTTGGTGGGTGGCTCGTCATGACCCTTATCAATCGAGATCAGCAATCGCCCAGTTGGTTTGCGAGCTTTGTCAGTCCGAGTTATCTCATACGCGGTAAGGACGATGTGACCAAGGCGGCCGTCGATCTGTATGAGCGCCAGTTGCAGCATAGCGGCATGCGTTGGTATTTGGGGCGGTTTAGCCATCAGTTGTGGCTCGCGACATTGACCGGTATGCTGCTTGCGATTATATTCTTGTTGGTTGTACGTCAGTATAGCTTTAGCTGGGAGTCAACCCTACTCTCTGATCAGGCGCTAGTGAGCTTGACTCAGGTATTAGGTTGGTTACCGAGTATGGTGGGGTTTGGTGTGCCAGACAGTACAGCGATCGCACAGAGCAGGCTTGTCACCGAAGCCATGCCGTTGTCTGTTGCACGGCAGTGGGCAGGATTGTTGGTTGGTAGCTTGCTTATGTACGGGATTGTACCGCGAGCGATAGCATGGGCGTTCTGTGCATTGATGTTCCGCCGCAAAAAAATGCGTTTGGATATCAAACAGCCCTATTATCAAAAAATCCTAAACTTTTGGCAGCGGCACGTGGTGGATGCTGATGACTTTACTGAGGCACCAGCCCCTATCGCTCCAAAAGCGACGGTCAGTGCGGGCAAGAAGTTAGTTGCTCTACTTGAATACCCTGCAGATCAGGACAAATGGTGGCAGTCAGGGCTTGATGGCAGCAGCCATAGTCTTGAAAAATTAAGCGAGATTGAGAATTTTGGTATCGTCGATGACCGTGATGATATGGCACGACTCAAAAACTATTTAGATGCGCATCCTGTACAGGTCTTGCTTGGCATTCATAGCAAAGCGCTACCTGACCGCGGTACGCTACGTAAGCTCGATCAAATCGCTGCTCACGCCAAAGATGGGCTTATCGTACAACTGCTGGGTGATAACAGCGTTTCTACAGGCTTGACTGATGCACGTACCGATGATGAGCTATTAGACAAACAAGCAGTTCGCTATCAGCAGTGGCAAACAGCGCTCTCTGCACGAAAAATTGGCTTGGTTGATATAGATGCTTAA
- a CDS encoding SDR family oxidoreductase yields MNNEMNNKTYLIIGGTGGIGQAMVQQLIQKTTTNQTDSQSNQSHRTQVFATYHRNKPNIETENLHWLPMNVSDEDSIKKAADTIKQTVGHVDWVINCVGLLHTETAQPEKALRQMETEFFLQNMQINALASLLIAKHIKPLLAKANRSANHPAIFATVSARVGSITDNQLGGWYSYRMSKAALNMGMKNLSIEWGRSLKDVCVVVMQPGTVNTQLSAPFQGNVAEGHLFSPAYSAECLLEVLSGMTAAQSGSFVDWAGESIPW; encoded by the coding sequence ATGAATAACGAAATGAATAATAAAACCTATCTTATCATCGGTGGAACAGGCGGCATTGGTCAAGCCATGGTACAGCAGCTAATACAAAAAACGACTACTAATCAAACGGACAGTCAATCTAATCAAAGCCATCGCACACAAGTATTTGCTACTTATCATCGAAATAAGCCGAATATTGAAACGGAAAACCTGCACTGGCTGCCAATGAATGTCAGTGATGAGGACAGCATTAAAAAAGCTGCCGATACCATCAAACAGACGGTCGGTCATGTGGATTGGGTAATCAACTGCGTGGGGTTACTACATACAGAGACAGCGCAGCCAGAAAAGGCCTTGCGACAGATGGAGACGGAGTTCTTTTTGCAAAACATGCAAATCAATGCCCTAGCCAGTTTGCTGATAGCCAAACATATCAAACCGTTGCTCGCCAAGGCTAATCGCAGCGCCAATCATCCTGCTATTTTTGCGACCGTATCAGCCCGCGTCGGTAGCATCACTGACAATCAGCTAGGCGGCTGGTATAGCTATAGAATGAGCAAGGCGGCGTTAAACATGGGGATGAAAAACCTGAGTATCGAATGGGGCAGATCACTTAAAGATGTGTGCGTGGTCGTTATGCAACCAGGCACTGTGAATACTCAGCTGTCTGCACCGTTTCAAGGTAACGTCGCTGAAGGACATTTGTTCTCGCCAGCGTACAGCGCGGAATGCTTATTAGAAGTGCTCTCAGGTATGACTGCAGCTCAATCAGGCAGTTTTGTCGATTGGGCTGGAGAGTCGATACCTTGGTAG
- a CDS encoding bifunctional 2-methylcitrate dehydratase/aconitate hydratase, with product MSNNHLDNRSNTANVDIANSNTNDATVESNVRPEYDNEIQKIADYVLNYSIDEQSPNPTDAWNTARHCLMDTLGCGLLALRFPECTKHLGPDCPDQITPHGARVPGTSYRLDPIKAAFDIGCMVRWLDYNDTWLAAEWGHPSDNLGSILAVADYISQKNISQGQAPLTMRAVLEAMIMAHEIQGVLALENSFNRVGLDHVFLVKLASTAVVAKLYQLSRERIMAAISQAIVDGQALRTYRHAPNAGSRKSWAAGDATSRAVRLVDITARGEMGIPGALTAPQWGFYDVLFSHTNKDLATKPEDDRRFKFQRDFGSYVMENILFKISFPAEFHAQTACEAAVILHPHIKDRIDDIDKIVLTTHDSAIRIISKEGALANPADRDHCLQYMVAVPLLTGDLMAENYEDDYHEQHLSIDELRRKMVVEENAQYSKDYHDPSKRSIANAIQVFFIDCSSTEKVAIEYPIGHKRRRAEGIPVLEAKFRASLATRFIESRCQQIVELCDDQERLEQTPVNEFMALFMAH from the coding sequence ATGTCAAATAATCACTTAGATAACCGTTCAAATACAGCCAATGTAGATATAGCCAATTCAAATACAAACGATGCGACGGTAGAGAGTAATGTCCGTCCAGAATATGACAATGAAATTCAAAAAATCGCCGATTACGTTCTCAACTATTCAATAGACGAGCAATCCCCAAACCCTACTGATGCGTGGAATACCGCGCGCCACTGTCTAATGGACACGCTTGGCTGCGGTCTATTGGCGCTGCGCTTCCCTGAGTGCACCAAGCACTTGGGGCCTGATTGCCCCGATCAAATAACGCCGCATGGCGCTCGCGTCCCTGGCACCTCCTATAGACTAGACCCCATCAAGGCCGCTTTTGATATTGGCTGCATGGTGCGCTGGCTTGACTATAACGATACGTGGCTTGCTGCTGAATGGGGCCATCCTTCTGATAATCTGGGTAGTATCTTGGCAGTCGCCGACTATATTAGTCAAAAAAATATCAGCCAAGGACAAGCACCATTAACCATGAGAGCAGTGCTTGAAGCCATGATCATGGCGCATGAAATTCAAGGCGTACTGGCACTCGAAAACTCATTTAACCGTGTGGGGCTCGATCATGTATTTTTGGTCAAGTTGGCATCAACAGCCGTCGTCGCCAAGCTATATCAGCTGTCCCGTGAGCGCATCATGGCAGCGATTTCACAAGCCATCGTCGATGGTCAAGCACTGCGCACCTATCGGCATGCACCCAATGCTGGCAGCCGAAAATCATGGGCAGCAGGTGATGCAACCAGTCGTGCGGTACGTCTGGTAGATATAACGGCACGTGGTGAAATGGGTATTCCTGGCGCATTAACCGCACCGCAGTGGGGATTCTATGATGTGCTATTTAGCCATACCAATAAGGATCTAGCGACAAAGCCTGAAGACGATCGTCGCTTTAAATTCCAGCGAGATTTTGGTAGTTACGTGATGGAAAATATCTTATTTAAAATAAGTTTTCCTGCTGAGTTTCATGCGCAAACTGCTTGTGAAGCGGCGGTTATTCTGCACCCGCATATCAAAGACAGAATTGACGATATCGACAAAATCGTCCTGACCACCCATGACTCAGCGATTCGAATTATCTCAAAAGAAGGTGCGCTTGCCAATCCAGCAGATAGAGATCATTGCTTACAGTATATGGTCGCTGTGCCGTTGTTGACAGGTGATCTGATGGCAGAGAACTACGAGGATGACTATCACGAACAGCATTTATCAATCGATGAGCTACGTAGAAAAATGGTCGTAGAGGAAAACGCGCAGTATTCAAAAGACTATCATGACCCCAGTAAACGCTCTATTGCCAACGCCATTCAAGTATTTTTTATAGATTGTAGCAGTACAGAAAAAGTGGCTATAGAGTATCCTATTGGCCACAAACGCCGGCGAGCTGAGGGCATCCCTGTACTGGAAGCAAAGTTCCGCGCCAGTCTGGCCACTCGATTTATCGAAAGTCGCTGTCAGCAGATCGTTGAGCTATGCGACGATCAAGAAAGACTGGAGCAAACACCTGTGAATGAGTTTATGGCATTGTTTATGGCTCACTAG
- a CDS encoding GNAT family N-acetyltransferase has product MTCEFSLKTFDELTSVDLYHILKARSQVFVVEQNCAYQDMDEVDFDCLHLIAHQNAALVGYCRIIPPEFNKLKSNLSVADPAIKTNHTAMPAIGRVLVLSEHRGDGLARQMMNQAIAQCRKKYGKKRPIIISAQVYLLSFYESLGFVPEGEHYLEDNIEHVKMVLYVAKKNKIKKESTDTASTTTKVLSFLLFIMAALFVLGLLYLMI; this is encoded by the coding sequence ATGACTTGTGAATTTTCTTTAAAAACCTTTGACGAGCTGACCTCAGTTGATTTGTACCATATTTTAAAGGCGCGCTCGCAAGTGTTTGTCGTCGAACAAAACTGTGCCTATCAAGATATGGATGAAGTGGATTTTGATTGCTTGCACCTAATCGCTCATCAAAATGCAGCATTGGTGGGCTATTGCCGTATCATTCCACCTGAGTTTAATAAGCTAAAATCCAACCTATCAGTAGCTGATCCTGCGATTAAGACCAACCACACTGCGATGCCTGCTATCGGTAGAGTGCTTGTGCTATCAGAGCATAGAGGTGATGGTCTAGCACGGCAAATGATGAATCAGGCTATTGCACAGTGCCGCAAAAAGTACGGTAAAAAGCGCCCGATTATCATCTCGGCACAGGTTTACTTACTTAGTTTTTATGAGTCGTTAGGTTTTGTACCTGAAGGCGAGCATTATCTCGAGGACAATATCGAGCATGTAAAAATGGTGCTATACGTTGCTAAGAAAAATAAAATCAAAAAAGAGAGCACAGACACTGCGTCAACCACGACCAAAGTTTTAAGTTTCCTGCTGTTTATCATGGCCGCTTTGTTTGTTTTAGGTCTGTTGTACTTAATGATTTAG
- a CDS encoding ABC transporter ATP-binding protein — translation MSTSPQSRRVQLDKKPPVEKKERRALLWDILKKLAVFAKPYRLLIIATLALTALGSFTAQVNAFVLRYTVDTLTEIATLAEPWQAGLRMLGIISVVLLTKEVLSIFISFGQRFFGEKIRINLSRDLSQKIIERILTYRMAFYTSSENDSGKLQTRIDYGVSSLTSLVQNFFIDMLPLFANAIVALIIMFSTNFWVGMVGLIIIPIYFFISQKQARRLQGFRRQMRGFREAKSGLVISLINSISVVKSFVRESIEAEKHLAIQKEMTDNQLRIRSIGFVYDAIKTFIEQIGVVVIILLTAYFVLQGEMTIGMILFHVMLFQNVAAPIRQLHRIYDQINNALTYAEGFFDILEDDKQVENIDGISSENLKGHIELKNVDFTYPNGTQALKNVSFTIKPNRITALVGLSGAGKSTIINLLVKFYAPDAGTICLDGHNLADCDTHELRQRIGLVLQSNHIFSGTISENIRYGDMNASEDDIIVAAKKASIHEQIIGLADGYESTTKSLSGGQQQRIALARMFLKDPPIVFLDEPTASLDAIASQQVKKSLDLIKKDRTVIMVSHNIAQIIDADDLVVIENGEVVETGTHEVLYAQRGKYFEIFSAMSDSLNLDKISQTLNG, via the coding sequence ATGTCAACATCTCCCCAATCCCGCCGCGTACAGTTAGATAAAAAGCCTCCAGTCGAAAAAAAAGAGCGGCGGGCGCTGCTGTGGGATATTCTAAAAAAACTGGCGGTATTTGCTAAACCTTATCGCTTGCTTATTATCGCTACCTTGGCGCTGACGGCCTTAGGCTCCTTTACCGCACAGGTCAATGCATTTGTACTACGTTATACCGTCGATACCTTGACCGAAATTGCTACGCTTGCCGAGCCATGGCAAGCAGGTCTGCGTATGTTAGGTATTATTAGCGTGGTCTTGCTAACTAAAGAGGTCCTGTCGATATTTATCTCTTTTGGTCAGCGTTTTTTTGGTGAAAAGATTCGTATCAACTTGTCGCGCGACTTGTCTCAAAAAATCATTGAGCGCATCCTTACCTATCGCATGGCGTTTTATACCAGTAGTGAAAATGACAGTGGTAAATTGCAAACCCGTATCGATTACGGTGTCAGCAGTCTTACCAGCCTGGTGCAAAACTTCTTTATCGATATGCTACCGCTATTTGCCAATGCAATTGTGGCACTTATCATCATGTTTTCGACCAATTTTTGGGTTGGCATGGTCGGTCTTATTATCATACCCATTTACTTTTTTATCAGTCAAAAGCAAGCACGCCGTCTGCAAGGTTTTCGTCGGCAGATGCGCGGGTTTCGAGAAGCCAAAAGCGGTTTGGTAATCTCTTTGATTAATTCGATTAGTGTAGTGAAATCCTTTGTCCGAGAGTCTATTGAAGCTGAAAAGCACTTAGCCATTCAAAAGGAAATGACCGACAATCAGCTACGCATTCGCAGTATTGGTTTTGTTTATGATGCCATCAAAACCTTTATCGAGCAGATTGGTGTGGTGGTTATCATCCTTCTCACCGCTTATTTCGTGCTACAAGGCGAGATGACCATTGGCATGATTTTATTTCATGTCATGCTGTTTCAGAACGTCGCCGCCCCTATCCGTCAATTACACCGCATCTACGACCAGATAAATAATGCATTGACCTATGCCGAAGGTTTTTTTGATATTTTAGAAGACGATAAACAAGTCGAAAACATCGATGGCATCAGTAGCGAAAACCTCAAAGGTCATATCGAGCTTAAAAACGTTGATTTTACCTATCCTAATGGCACGCAAGCGCTAAAAAACGTCAGCTTTACTATCAAGCCCAATCGCATCACCGCGTTGGTTGGCCTTTCTGGCGCAGGCAAGAGCACAATTATCAATCTATTAGTCAAGTTCTATGCGCCAGACGCTGGCACGATTTGCCTAGATGGGCATAATTTGGCTGACTGTGACACCCACGAGTTGCGTCAGCGCATCGGCCTAGTACTACAGAGTAATCATATTTTTTCGGGTACGATCAGTGAAAACATCCGTTATGGCGATATGAATGCTAGCGAAGATGACATCATCGTGGCTGCAAAAAAAGCCTCTATCCACGAGCAGATCATAGGGCTGGCTGATGGCTATGAGAGCACTACTAAGTCATTATCAGGCGGTCAGCAGCAGCGGATTGCGCTGGCAAGGATGTTTTTAAAAGACCCACCTATTGTGTTTTTGGACGAGCCGACAGCCAGTCTAGATGCTATAGCCAGTCAACAGGTCAAAAAAAGCCTAGATCTGATCAAAAAAGACCGTACCGTCATTATGGTCTCGCACAATATCGCCCAAATTATCGATGCCGACGATCTCGTGGTGATAGAAAATGGCGAAGTGGTTGAGACAGGTACACATGAGGTACTTTATGCCCAACGCGGCAAATACTTTGAAATCTTTAGCGCTATGTCTGATAGCCTAAACTTAGATAAAATCAGCCAGACCCTAAACGGTTAG